One Betta splendens chromosome 8, fBetSpl5.4, whole genome shotgun sequence DNA segment encodes these proteins:
- the srrm2 gene encoding serine/arginine repetitive matrix protein 2 isoform X1: protein MYNGIGLTTPRGSGTNGYVQRNLSSLRVKRPRDERGGERDEKDRERLESQLNRQPNAEILEHQRKRQLEVKCAELQDMMEDQGYSAEEIEEKVNSFRMMLQEKEEPAPATAEKPTVTETHALAAANQQKNDRLRAAFGIASDYVDGSSFHADRKEKEKEKREQERLERERLQQQKYTLVEDSDESDSPPKKRSRRKKKKNKNRDSSESPSPSPRRGKKKSKKKQKKREVSEEEEEDESKSSSDEKQKVSKKKRKKSKSTSPPKAKVARHRSVSSSSVQSRSPAPMKSRKQDQTAGKPNEGRRGRSPEGRRRGYEEHSPTHQGPERKRPNFEREKEQWTDKNSTSRRHDSSSPSPPQLRDKNKKSSRSIQESERKKHSSCTERERRSSSRGMDQRGRSRSKENEKEKARRSRSREVDRRQRSRSKEMDKQKRCSRSQNAEKARRSKSKEQERGKRSKSREIVRGRRSRSQEFDKEKERQSSSRDREKGSYSRSRENKGKGRRDSVPRRDRIDSSLSPSPPRKQVARKERGRDYVQEKDKQCQKKRHDSSSPSPSPEKEKSKRERSEERQHRNERDLQWRLTNERESGKKQREMSPHKQKKDRKRDESPSHSSSPVSCSPVMNGAQMMDDKRRERETTKEREKHLTLQKEQDRERHQEIGRRKDMVVQSSSESRDGSKPTERNKGERLDKDDRKMKGKSPTTKEKCLEKAGQAKKRTQSKSSSSSSSNSSSSSSGSSSSDSESDSSSSSSSSSSSSSSSEDEGRVKKGESEEREKSNPVKSASSAIQAAVQRYVANGQKESSMSESDAPTVSQKDRADEGRERPRPSQRAPENYLPQRKGQERYSPTQMDSPSPPPPPTNKVDTSSNRYSPSQTSTEKTRVGVTTEEREKRRENDIPRRHARSSPSARRSYSPPEKSTSSPPTRTPPRQYQEPLARSRRTSPPAWSDRDRDRQREKERGDRERQMAARRSRSRSGPTRQHGRSSSRSPRWRSRSRSKGPKQRSTSRSRGLRQRSRSRSRGPRQRSTSRSRGPRQRSTSRSRGPRQRSTSRSRGQRQRSTSRSRGQRQRSTSRSRGPRQRSTSRGPRQRSTSRSRVPRQRSTSRSRALRQRSTSRGPRQRSTSRSRAQRQCSPSRSKGPWQRRRSRSRSPRRQSPLSRSHHSPSPQQQRWNSRSLSRERQLDKTRAREVQQGRPGNKEDPYPKNAPQRSRSSSSSSSSSSSSSSTSPLHQRKEIKATTEREMTKDHEDKQRVERQQKSHSSSLQGPFKDVSHDPALGRNVSQSDIRRSDVTYNRSPVGSQSDSSSKKQSLPAASQPLNKTIRNESAVNKETNAKKKSIRSSSSSSSSSSSSSSESSESSSSDSSDSEVEQGKGKTTQAQSSPSSSSSSDTEKEAKKNSPARPMRVPADSLRDSRSLSYSPPRHMRGAPLSPSHRRNDHRQSPSRSSSSKKRK, encoded by the exons ATGTACAATGGAATTGGCCTGACAACTCCGCGGGGCAGCGGTACCAATGGCTATGTGCAGCGCAATCTGTCGAGCCTTCGGGTAAAACGGCCTCGGGACGAGCGTGGTGGTGAGCGGGATGAGAAGGATCGGGAGAGGCTTGAGAGTCAGCTCAATAGACAGCCCAATGCTGAAATCCTGGAACACCAGCggaagaggcagctggaggtcaAGTGTGCTGAGCTGCAAGATATGATGGAGGATCaggg GTATTCTGCAGAGGAGATTGAGGAGAAGGTCAACAGTTTTCGCAtgatgctgcaggagaaagaggagccaGCTCCTGCCACTGCTGAGAAACCAAC GGTGACAGAGACTCATGCTCTTGCTGCAGCCAACCAGCAGAAGAATGATCGTCTTCGTGCTGCTTTTGGTATTGCCAGTGACTATGTGGATGGATCTTCCTTCCATGCTGACcggaaggagaaagagaaagaaaagagagaacagGAACGCCTAGAAAGGgagagactgcagcagcagaaatacaC GTTGGTGGAAGATTCAGATGAATCTGATTCTCCTCCCAAGAAGCGGAGtcgaaggaagaagaagaaaaacaagaataGAGACAG CTCAGAGAGTCCTTCTCCCTCACCTCGCAGAGGTAAAAAGAAGTCAAAGAAGAAGCAAAAGAAACG TGAGGTttctgaagaggaggaagaggatgaaag TAAAAGTTCCTCTGATGAGAAGCAGAAAGTgtcaaagaagaaaagaaaaaagagcaaaagcaCAAGTCCTCCAAAAGCAAAAGTGGCACGACACAGGAGCGTTTCTTCCAGCTCTGTTCAGAG TCGTTCTCCAGCTCCAATGAAGTCACGTAAACAAGACCAAACTGCTGGAAAACCTAATgaaggaagaagagggaggTCTCCAGAAGGGAGAAGAAGGGGCTATGAAGAGCACAGCCCAACTCATCAGGGACCTGAAAGG AAAAGGCCCAATtttgagagagaaaaagaacaatGGACTGATAAGAACTCCACTAGCAGGAGGCATGACTCGTCATCCCCTTCTCCACCTCAACTGAGAGATAAAAACAAGAAGAGTTCCAGGAGCATACAGGAaagtgagagaaaaaaacattcaagttgcacagaaagagaaaggcGTTCCTCAAGTAGAGGTATGGATCAAAGGGGGCGTTCAAGAagcaaagaaaatgaaaaggaaaaagccaGGCGCTCCAGAAGCAGAGAAGTTGACAGAAGGCAGCGATCAAGGAGCAAAGAGATGGACAAACAAAAAAGGTGTTCAAGAAGTCAAAATGCGGAAAAAGCGAGGCGCTCTAAAAGtaaagagcaggagagaggaaagCGATCAAAGAGCAGAGAGATTGTGAGAGGCAGGCGTTCAAGAAGCCAAGAATTtgacaaagagaaagaaaggcaGTCCAGTagtagagacagagagaaggggAGTTATTCAAGGAGCAGAGAAAATAAGGGCAAAGGAAGAAGGGACAGTGTTCCTCGGAGAGATAGAATTGACTCCTCTttatctccctctcctccacgtAAACAGGTGGCAAGAAAAGAAAGGGGCAGAGATTATGTGCAGGAAAAAGATAAACAGTGTCAAAAGAAAAGACATGACTCTTCATCTCCCTCGCCCTCTCcagaaaaagagaaatcaaagagggagagaagtgAAGAGAGACAGCACCGGAATGAGAGAGATCTACAGTGGAGGTTGACAAATGAAAGAGAAAGTggaaagaaacagagagagatgtCGCCgcataaacagaaaaaagacagGAAAAGAGATGAATCCCCATCTCATTCTTCCTCACCTGTCTCTTGTTCACCTGTCATGAATGGGGCTCAAATGATGGATGACAAGAGAAGAGAGCGTGAGACCAccaaggagagggagaaacatCTAACTTTGCAAAAGGaacaagacagagagagacatcaAGAAATTGGAAGAAGGAAGGATATGGTGGTCCAGTCCTCTTCAGAAAGTAGGGATGGATCAAAGCCAACAGAGAGAAACAAGGGTGAAAGGCTAGACAAGGATGACagaaaaatgaaaggaaaaagcCCAACAACAAAGGAGAAATGTCTTGAAAAGGCTGGACAGGccaaaaaaagaacacaaagtaagagtagtagcagtagcagtagtaacagtagcagtagtagcagcggcagtagcagcagtgacagtgagagtgATAGctcatcatcctcttcttcatcttcctcttcatcctcatcctcagaggATGAGGGCAGAGTGAAAAAGGGTGAATCAGAAGAAAGGGAAAAGAGTAACCCAGTGAAAAGTGCATCATCTGCCATTCAGGCTGCAGTTCAAAGGTATGTAGCCAATGGGCAAAAGGAAAGCTCTATGTCTGAGAGTGATGCACCCACAGTTTCCCAGAAAGACAGAGCAGACGAAGGAAGGGAGAGGCCACGGCCATCTCAGAGAGCTCCTGAGAACTACCTGCCTCAAAGAAAAGGTCAGGAACGATATAGCCCCACACAGATGGACAGCCCCAGTCCGCCACCACCTCCTACCAACAAAGTGGATACCAGCAGCAACAGGTACTCTCCTTCTCAAACCAgcacagagaaaacaagggTGGGTGTAACAACTGAGGAAAGGGAGAAAAGAAGGGAGAATGATATCCCAAGGAGGCATGCACGGTCAAGCCCCTCAGCCAGGAGGTCATACTCACCGCCTGAGAAGTCCACCTCTTCCCCTCCCACCCGTACTCCACCACGGCAGTATCAAGAGCCTCTGGCAAGATCTAGGAGAACTTCTCCTCCAGCATGGTCAGATCGGGACAGAGATAGACAGCGGGAGAAGGAGCGAGGAGACAGAGAACGCCAGATGGCTGCCAGAAGGAGTCGATCCAGATCCGGACCCACAAGGCAACATGGCAGGTCTTCATCCAGGAGCCCAAGATGGCGCAGCAGGTCCAGATCTAAAGGCCCAAAACAGCGCAGCACGTCCAGGTCTAGGGGCCTTAGGCAGCgcagcaggtccaggtctagGGGTCCGAGGCAGCGCAGCACGTCCAGGTCTAGGGGTCCGAGGCAGCGCAGCACGTCCAGGTCTAGGGGTCCGAGGCAGCGCAGCACGTCCAGGTCTAGGGGCCAGAGGCAGCGCAGCACGTCCAGGTCTAGGGGCCAGAGGCAGCGCAGCACATCCAGGTCTAGGGGTCCGAGGCAGCGCAGCACGTCTAGGGGCCCGAGGCAACGCAGTACATCCAGATCTCGGGTCCCAAGGCAGCGCAGCACGTCCAGGTCTAGGGCTCTGAGGCAACGCAGCACATCTAGGGGCCCGAGGCAACGCAGTACGTCCAGATCTCGGGCCCAAAGGCAGTGCAGCCCGTCCAGGTCCAAGGGCCCATGGCAGCGCCGCAGGTCCAGGTCTAGAAGCCCAAGAAGACAGAGCCCCCTCAGCAG GTCCCATCACTCTCCCTCTCCACAGCAGCAAAGATGGAACAGTAGATCCCTCTCTAGAGAAAGACAACTGGACAAGACAAGAGCTAGAGAGGTACAACAAGGGAGACCAGGGAACAAGGAGGATCCTTACCCTAAAAATGCTCCCCAACGTAGCAggtcatcctcatcctcaaGCTCCTCAtcgtcttcttcatcctcaactTCACCTTTGCACCAgaggaaagaaataaaagcaacaacagagcgtGAGATGACAAAAGATCATGAGGACAAGCAGAGAGTAGAAAGACAGCAGAAAAGTCATTCCTCATCCTTACAGGGTCCTTTCAAAGATGTATCTCATGATCCTGCTTTAGGTAGAAACGTGTCTCAGTCTGACATTAGGCGCTCTGATGTGACCTACAATAGGTCTCCAGTTGGTAGCCAATCAGATAGCTCAAGTAAGAAACAGTCACTACCAGCTGCCTCTCAACCATTGAATAAAACAATCAGAAATGAAAGTGCTGTAAACAAGGAGACAAATGCAAAGAAAAAATccatcaggagcagcagctccagttcttcatcctcctcgtcctcgtcgtctGAGTCTTCTGAGTCGTCCTCCTCAGACAGTTCTGACTCTGAGGTGGAGCAAGGAAAAGG GAAAACAactcaagctcaaagttccccttcatcatcctcatcttctgACACTGAgaaggaagcaaaaaaaaacag CCCTGCCAGACCAATGAGAGTGCCAGCTGATTCCCTGAGAGATTCTCGTTCATTGAGTTATTCTCCTCCAAGACACATGAGAGGAGCTCCGTTGTCACCAAGCCACAG aaggAATGACCATAGGCAGTCCCCAAGCCGCTCATCAAGcagcaaaaaaaggaaatga
- the srrm2 gene encoding serine/arginine repetitive matrix protein 2 isoform X2 — protein sequence MYNGIGLTTPRGSGTNGYVQRNLSSLRVKRPRDERGGERDEKDRERLESQLNRQPNAEILEHQRKRQLEVKCAELQDMMEDQGYSAEEIEEKVNSFRMMLQEKEEPAPATAEKPTVTETHALAAANQQKNDRLRAAFGIASDYVDGSSFHADRKEKEKEKREQERLERERLQQQKYTLVEDSDESDSPPKKRSRRKKKKNKNRDSSESPSPSPRRGKKKSKKKQKKREVSEEEEEDESKSSSDEKQKVSKKKRKKSKSTSPPKAKVARHRSVSSSSVQSRSPAPMKSRKQDQTAGKPNEGRRGRSPEGRRRGYEEHSPTHQGPERKRPNFEREKEQWTDKNSTSRRHDSSSPSPPQLRDKNKKSSRSIQESERKKHSSCTERERRSSSRGMDQRGRSRSKENEKEKARRSRSREVDRRQRSRSKEMDKQKRCSRSQNAEKARRSKSKEQERGKRSKSREIVRGRRSRSQEFDKEKERQSSSRDREKGSYSRSRENKGKGRRDSVPRRDRIDSSLSPSPPRKQVARKERGRDYVQEKDKQCQKKRHDSSSPSPSPEKEKSKRERSEERQHRNERDLQWRLTNERESGKKQREMSPHKQKKDRKRDESPSHSSSPVSCSPVMNGAQMMDDKRRERETTKEREKHLTLQKEQDRERHQEIGRRKDMVVQSSSESRDGSKPTERNKGERLDKDDRKMKGKSPTTKEKCLEKAGQAKKRTQSKSSSSSSSNSSSSSSGSSSSDSESDSSSSSSSSSSSSSSSEDEGRVKKGESEEREKSNPVKSASSAIQAAVQRYVANGQKESSMSESDAPTVSQKDRADEGRERPRPSQRAPENYLPQRKGQERYSPTQMDSPSPPPPPTNKVDTSSNRYSPSQTSTEKTRVGVTTEEREKRRENDIPRRHARSSPSARRSYSPPEKSTSSPPTRTPPRQYQEPLARSRRTSPPAWSDRDRDRQREKERGDRERQMAARRSRSRSGPTRQHGRSSSRSPRWRSRSRSKGPKQRSTSRSRGLRQRSRSRSRGPRQRSTSRSRGPRQRSTSRSRGPRQRSTSRSRGQRQRSTSRSRGQRQRSTSRSRGPRQRSTSRGPRQRSTSRSRVPRQRSTSRSRALRQRSTSRGPRQRSTSRSRAQRQCSPSRSKGPWQRRRSRSRSPRRQSPLSRSHHSPSPQQQRWNSRSLSRERQLDKTRAREVQQGRPGNKEDPYPKNAPQRSRSSSSSSSSSSSSSSTSPLHQRKEIKATTEREMTKDHEDKQRVERQQKSHSSSLQGPFKDVSHDPALGRNVSQSDIRRSDVTYNRSPVGSQSDSSSKKQSLPAASQPLNKTIRNESAVNKETNAKKKSIRSSSSSSSSSSSSSSESSESSSSDSSDSEVEQGKGKTTQAQSSPSSSSSSDTEKEAKKNSPARPMRVPADSLRDSRSLSYSPPRHMRGAPLSPSHRNDHRQSPSRSSSSKKRK from the exons ATGTACAATGGAATTGGCCTGACAACTCCGCGGGGCAGCGGTACCAATGGCTATGTGCAGCGCAATCTGTCGAGCCTTCGGGTAAAACGGCCTCGGGACGAGCGTGGTGGTGAGCGGGATGAGAAGGATCGGGAGAGGCTTGAGAGTCAGCTCAATAGACAGCCCAATGCTGAAATCCTGGAACACCAGCggaagaggcagctggaggtcaAGTGTGCTGAGCTGCAAGATATGATGGAGGATCaggg GTATTCTGCAGAGGAGATTGAGGAGAAGGTCAACAGTTTTCGCAtgatgctgcaggagaaagaggagccaGCTCCTGCCACTGCTGAGAAACCAAC GGTGACAGAGACTCATGCTCTTGCTGCAGCCAACCAGCAGAAGAATGATCGTCTTCGTGCTGCTTTTGGTATTGCCAGTGACTATGTGGATGGATCTTCCTTCCATGCTGACcggaaggagaaagagaaagaaaagagagaacagGAACGCCTAGAAAGGgagagactgcagcagcagaaatacaC GTTGGTGGAAGATTCAGATGAATCTGATTCTCCTCCCAAGAAGCGGAGtcgaaggaagaagaagaaaaacaagaataGAGACAG CTCAGAGAGTCCTTCTCCCTCACCTCGCAGAGGTAAAAAGAAGTCAAAGAAGAAGCAAAAGAAACG TGAGGTttctgaagaggaggaagaggatgaaag TAAAAGTTCCTCTGATGAGAAGCAGAAAGTgtcaaagaagaaaagaaaaaagagcaaaagcaCAAGTCCTCCAAAAGCAAAAGTGGCACGACACAGGAGCGTTTCTTCCAGCTCTGTTCAGAG TCGTTCTCCAGCTCCAATGAAGTCACGTAAACAAGACCAAACTGCTGGAAAACCTAATgaaggaagaagagggaggTCTCCAGAAGGGAGAAGAAGGGGCTATGAAGAGCACAGCCCAACTCATCAGGGACCTGAAAGG AAAAGGCCCAATtttgagagagaaaaagaacaatGGACTGATAAGAACTCCACTAGCAGGAGGCATGACTCGTCATCCCCTTCTCCACCTCAACTGAGAGATAAAAACAAGAAGAGTTCCAGGAGCATACAGGAaagtgagagaaaaaaacattcaagttgcacagaaagagaaaggcGTTCCTCAAGTAGAGGTATGGATCAAAGGGGGCGTTCAAGAagcaaagaaaatgaaaaggaaaaagccaGGCGCTCCAGAAGCAGAGAAGTTGACAGAAGGCAGCGATCAAGGAGCAAAGAGATGGACAAACAAAAAAGGTGTTCAAGAAGTCAAAATGCGGAAAAAGCGAGGCGCTCTAAAAGtaaagagcaggagagaggaaagCGATCAAAGAGCAGAGAGATTGTGAGAGGCAGGCGTTCAAGAAGCCAAGAATTtgacaaagagaaagaaaggcaGTCCAGTagtagagacagagagaaggggAGTTATTCAAGGAGCAGAGAAAATAAGGGCAAAGGAAGAAGGGACAGTGTTCCTCGGAGAGATAGAATTGACTCCTCTttatctccctctcctccacgtAAACAGGTGGCAAGAAAAGAAAGGGGCAGAGATTATGTGCAGGAAAAAGATAAACAGTGTCAAAAGAAAAGACATGACTCTTCATCTCCCTCGCCCTCTCcagaaaaagagaaatcaaagagggagagaagtgAAGAGAGACAGCACCGGAATGAGAGAGATCTACAGTGGAGGTTGACAAATGAAAGAGAAAGTggaaagaaacagagagagatgtCGCCgcataaacagaaaaaagacagGAAAAGAGATGAATCCCCATCTCATTCTTCCTCACCTGTCTCTTGTTCACCTGTCATGAATGGGGCTCAAATGATGGATGACAAGAGAAGAGAGCGTGAGACCAccaaggagagggagaaacatCTAACTTTGCAAAAGGaacaagacagagagagacatcaAGAAATTGGAAGAAGGAAGGATATGGTGGTCCAGTCCTCTTCAGAAAGTAGGGATGGATCAAAGCCAACAGAGAGAAACAAGGGTGAAAGGCTAGACAAGGATGACagaaaaatgaaaggaaaaagcCCAACAACAAAGGAGAAATGTCTTGAAAAGGCTGGACAGGccaaaaaaagaacacaaagtaagagtagtagcagtagcagtagtaacagtagcagtagtagcagcggcagtagcagcagtgacagtgagagtgATAGctcatcatcctcttcttcatcttcctcttcatcctcatcctcagaggATGAGGGCAGAGTGAAAAAGGGTGAATCAGAAGAAAGGGAAAAGAGTAACCCAGTGAAAAGTGCATCATCTGCCATTCAGGCTGCAGTTCAAAGGTATGTAGCCAATGGGCAAAAGGAAAGCTCTATGTCTGAGAGTGATGCACCCACAGTTTCCCAGAAAGACAGAGCAGACGAAGGAAGGGAGAGGCCACGGCCATCTCAGAGAGCTCCTGAGAACTACCTGCCTCAAAGAAAAGGTCAGGAACGATATAGCCCCACACAGATGGACAGCCCCAGTCCGCCACCACCTCCTACCAACAAAGTGGATACCAGCAGCAACAGGTACTCTCCTTCTCAAACCAgcacagagaaaacaagggTGGGTGTAACAACTGAGGAAAGGGAGAAAAGAAGGGAGAATGATATCCCAAGGAGGCATGCACGGTCAAGCCCCTCAGCCAGGAGGTCATACTCACCGCCTGAGAAGTCCACCTCTTCCCCTCCCACCCGTACTCCACCACGGCAGTATCAAGAGCCTCTGGCAAGATCTAGGAGAACTTCTCCTCCAGCATGGTCAGATCGGGACAGAGATAGACAGCGGGAGAAGGAGCGAGGAGACAGAGAACGCCAGATGGCTGCCAGAAGGAGTCGATCCAGATCCGGACCCACAAGGCAACATGGCAGGTCTTCATCCAGGAGCCCAAGATGGCGCAGCAGGTCCAGATCTAAAGGCCCAAAACAGCGCAGCACGTCCAGGTCTAGGGGCCTTAGGCAGCgcagcaggtccaggtctagGGGTCCGAGGCAGCGCAGCACGTCCAGGTCTAGGGGTCCGAGGCAGCGCAGCACGTCCAGGTCTAGGGGTCCGAGGCAGCGCAGCACGTCCAGGTCTAGGGGCCAGAGGCAGCGCAGCACGTCCAGGTCTAGGGGCCAGAGGCAGCGCAGCACATCCAGGTCTAGGGGTCCGAGGCAGCGCAGCACGTCTAGGGGCCCGAGGCAACGCAGTACATCCAGATCTCGGGTCCCAAGGCAGCGCAGCACGTCCAGGTCTAGGGCTCTGAGGCAACGCAGCACATCTAGGGGCCCGAGGCAACGCAGTACGTCCAGATCTCGGGCCCAAAGGCAGTGCAGCCCGTCCAGGTCCAAGGGCCCATGGCAGCGCCGCAGGTCCAGGTCTAGAAGCCCAAGAAGACAGAGCCCCCTCAGCAG GTCCCATCACTCTCCCTCTCCACAGCAGCAAAGATGGAACAGTAGATCCCTCTCTAGAGAAAGACAACTGGACAAGACAAGAGCTAGAGAGGTACAACAAGGGAGACCAGGGAACAAGGAGGATCCTTACCCTAAAAATGCTCCCCAACGTAGCAggtcatcctcatcctcaaGCTCCTCAtcgtcttcttcatcctcaactTCACCTTTGCACCAgaggaaagaaataaaagcaacaacagagcgtGAGATGACAAAAGATCATGAGGACAAGCAGAGAGTAGAAAGACAGCAGAAAAGTCATTCCTCATCCTTACAGGGTCCTTTCAAAGATGTATCTCATGATCCTGCTTTAGGTAGAAACGTGTCTCAGTCTGACATTAGGCGCTCTGATGTGACCTACAATAGGTCTCCAGTTGGTAGCCAATCAGATAGCTCAAGTAAGAAACAGTCACTACCAGCTGCCTCTCAACCATTGAATAAAACAATCAGAAATGAAAGTGCTGTAAACAAGGAGACAAATGCAAAGAAAAAATccatcaggagcagcagctccagttcttcatcctcctcgtcctcgtcgtctGAGTCTTCTGAGTCGTCCTCCTCAGACAGTTCTGACTCTGAGGTGGAGCAAGGAAAAGG GAAAACAactcaagctcaaagttccccttcatcatcctcatcttctgACACTGAgaaggaagcaaaaaaaaacag CCCTGCCAGACCAATGAGAGTGCCAGCTGATTCCCTGAGAGATTCTCGTTCATTGAGTTATTCTCCTCCAAGACACATGAGAGGAGCTCCGTTGTCACCAAGCCACAG gAATGACCATAGGCAGTCCCCAAGCCGCTCATCAAGcagcaaaaaaaggaaatga
- the si:dkey-16l2.16 gene encoding ras-related protein Rab-35, giving the protein MAGKDYNHLFKLLIIGDSNVGKSSLLLRFADNSFSGSYITTIGVDFKIRTVDIDGERVKLQIWDTAGQERFRTITSTYYRNTHGVIIVYDVTNPESFVNVKRWLNEISQNCDSVCKVLVGNKNDDPARKQVDTQDAVRFGESVGVRVFETSAKENINVEEMFMAFTRLVLRAKKQSQNRAEREREREKDTVNINAQRDRDRRKKGKKCC; this is encoded by the exons ATGGCAGGAAAAGACTACAATCATCTCTTCAAGCTGCTCATCATTGGAGACTCCA ATGTGGGAAAAAGCAGCCTTTTGCTCCGCTTTGCAGACAACTCCTTCTCTG GCAGCTACATCACCACCATCGGCGTTGACTTTAAAATCCGCACAGTAGACATTGATGGAGAGCGAGTCAAGCTGCAGATATGGGACACGGCAGGGCAGGAGAGATTCAGAACCATCACATCAAC aTACTACAGGAACACCCACGGAGTCATTATTGTTTACGATGTGACAAACCCTGAGTCctttgtaaatgttaaaaggtGGTTAAATGAAATCTCCCAGAACTGTGACAGTGTCTGCAAGGTCCTGG TTGGAAACAAGAATGATGACCCTGCCAGGAAACAGGTGGACACTCAGGACGCTGTGCGTTTTGGAGAGTCGGTCGGTGTTCGGGTCTTTGAGACCAGTGCCAAAGAAAACATAAATGTAGAAGAG ATGTTCATGGCCTTCACCCGCTTGGTGCTCCGGGCCAAGAAGCAGAGCCAGAACCGAGCCGAAAGAGAAAGGGAGCGGGAGAAGGACACTGTCAACATCAACGCTCAGAGAGACCGCGACCGCAGGAAGAAAGGGAAGAAATGCTGCTGA